In Danaus plexippus chromosome 6, MEX_DaPlex, whole genome shotgun sequence, a single window of DNA contains:
- the LOC116778910 gene encoding uncharacterized protein LOC116778910, producing the protein MRLFRGPKRREVTGPQAATSPRRDASHTPPTYTLVTAVPAMVMEDDANDMKKVFATWGRRMGRKLDLLKKNESKEMPEEPGTHESVSNDSSIVLTGQYKKKQNWKMGRSTSDSSSLKRDSDTESIRSGSRDRSPSPFKSFFHRMGSTGMLNSSKTQSLNSPNPPNSYSLSNGPALYRSCSTSHLSTYVKADDPSDDIDLQNTGAETKNSPTKQKNANLLTEDNFVSSSTKAISCDNIPNKLEAPQNTGTCKKPNFPYAFLRSKLSVLPEENSLASHRSVSVRQSFSERIDRKSPKFRKERLYLSNSRSEERYQSSDNISVHDESILINSGLRNCNDFARSSIRSINETDVYQNKHVDDVLRRSSMISHKAPIDYDPMLIPRNRNSLPVYEYRSTIGSAHDLKGDLASSNQSIHQEVLQAHRLSSYVSSNESGYDSDGRPTDEHSNHSPPGYGNNMGGISITMNGEHNLGNFSRQLSLNHKINVNKVQVPMRRSSTPCALFPIEKKSYYEYENENRDDNQYQNNDSNLIIIDYNDGKPPPLPKKTVHKKTPYIYKTITLDERVQTRKIKLLQSQLVSVDHSSTPNLSDNSLNTSKELNNVQRIHETDILGRGPCTKRFRKIRLLKSRLDESLGVYLAQNRVDFDKSGNNYEIRYIIVKLDFDGIAHRDGRLRIGDEIVNVNGKVLRGLSSLRDVQHIVNSCSTEATVEDSGLFQRYQVDLVMAHDEISPITLSRIINNKSSEPSSVHSSSSIPPDIIAQTHKPSPPNQMVIETHFPSTDSTLNLRNSNNTSGYVNDMPEKNQKCEVGIQVNNNLLLSNQKSDDEKLLERNYYTQSHSSLQNITNIEISMRSSPTPRHGTNSSYRPISFHSTRPQHLCGTTLCNDNTTNEIKENSSHYIKNVHRTYQNRSYESIPEQLRSTSRSRFFSRVGSQRSSPNYGSHVSRQQEYSYHDIQSSQNTLHRAEFWKGPGHKSLGFSIVGGTDSPKGQMGIFVKTVFPNGQAADKGTIYEGDEILSVNNVATRGLSHAGAISLFKKVKEGKLELTLSRRRAPRSRSVEPLGNFRNDSKRD; encoded by the exons ATGCGCCTCTTCCGCGGGCCGAAGCGCAGGGAAGTGACCGGTCCGCAGGCCGCGACGTCTCCGCGCAGAGACGCCTCGCACACCCCGCCAACATACACTCTTGTCACTGCAGTACCAGCAATGGTCATGGAGGACGATGccaatgatatgaaaaaag TGTTTGCTACGTGGGGTCGCCGAATGGGGAGGAaactagatttattaaaaaagaatgaaTCTAAAGAGATGCCTGAAGAACCAGGTACACACGAATCTGTAAGCAACGATTCTTCTATAGTTTTAACTGGACagtataaaaagaaacaaaactgGAAAATGGGAAGAAGTACATCAGACTCATCATCTCTAAAAAGAGACAGTGATACAGAATCAATACGCAGCGGATCCAGAGATAGGTCACCAAGCccttttaaatctttttttcatAGAATGGGTTCAACGGGTATGTTAAATAGTTCTAAAACACAGTCTTTAAATTCTCCAAACCCACCAAACAGCTATTCTTTATCCAATGGTCCCGCTCTCTATAGAAGTTGTTCGACCTCACACTTATCGACATACGTAAAAGCTGATGACCCATCTGACGATATAGATTTACAAAATACTGGAGCCGAAACTAAAAATTCTCCTACAAAACAAAAGAACGCTAATCTTTTGACCGAAGACAATTTTGTATCTTCATCTACTAAAGCTATCAGTTGTGAtaatattccaaataaattGGAAGCCCCACAAAATACGGGCACTTGCAAAAAACCTAACTTTCCATATGCTTTTTTAAGATCTAAATTATCAGTTTTACCAGAGGAAAATAGCTTGGCTTCACACCGCTCTGTTTCTGTCAGACAAAGCTTTTCCGAAAGGATAGATCGAAAATCTCCTAAATTTCGAAAAGAAAGGTTATACCTGTCAAACTCCCGATCAGAAGAACGATATCAAAGTAGCGATAACATATCCGTCCACGATGAAAGTATACTTATAAATTCAGGTCTGAGAAACTGCAACGACTTTGCGAGAAGTTCTATAAGAAGCATAAACGAGACTGATGTCTACCAAAATAAACATGTTGATGATGTACTTAGGAGATCATCTATGATATCTCACAAAGCACCAATTGATTATGACCCTATGTTAATTCCTCGAAATAGAAATAGCCTGCCAGTTTATGAGTACAGATCTACTATAGGTTCTGCACATGATCTTAAAGGTGATCTTGCTTCTTCTAATCAAAGCATTCATCAAGAAGTACTTCAAGCACATCGCCTCAGCAGCTATGTTAGTTCTAACGAATCTGGATATGACAGTGATGGAAGACCAACAGATGAGCACAGTAACCATTCACCTCCAGGTTATGGCAATAATATGGGAGGAATATCAATTACAATGAATGGGGAACATAATCTTGGTAACTTTTCACgacaattaagtttaaatcacAAGATTAATGTCAACAAAGTTCAAGTACCCATGCGTAGAAGTTCTACTCCGTGTGCTTTATTTCCCATTGAAAAAAAGTCATACTATGAGTACGAAAATGAAAATAGAGATGACaatcaatatcaaaataacGATTCAAATCTTATCATCATCGATTATAATGATGGAAAACCACCGCCACTGCCAAAGAAAACAGTCCATAAAAAGACaccatatatttataaaaccatcACTTTAGATGAACGTgttcaaacaagaaaaataaaattgctacAGTCACAATTAGTTTCTGTTGATCACTCGTCTACGCCGAATCTCAGTGATAACTCTTTAAATACTTCTAAGGAATTAAACAATGTACAAAGAATTCATGAGACAGATATACTTGGAAGGGGTCCATGTACAAAAcgatttagaaaaataagacTACTAAAATCAAGATTGGATGAAAGTTTGGGTGTTTATTTGGCACAAAATAGAGTGGATTTTGATAAAAGtggaaataattatgaaatccgttatataattgttaaacttGATTTTGATGGAATTGCTCACCGAGATGGGCGACTCAGAATAGGTGATGAGATCGTTAACGTAAATGGAAAAGTCTTAAGAGGACTTTCTTCGCTCAGAGACGTACAACATATAGTAAATTCTTGCTCTACTGAAGCAACAGTCGAGGACAGTGGTCTTTTTCAGAGGTATCAAGTTGATCTGGTCATGGCACATGATGAAATATCTCCCATTACCTTAAgtcgtattattaataataaatctagTGAACCCAGTTCTGTACACTCCTCTTCAAGTATTCCTCCTGATATTATTGCACAAACCCACAAACCATCACCCCCAAATCAGATGGTAATTGAAACTCATTTTCCAAGCACTGATAGCACATTAAATTTACGTAATAGCAATAATACCAGTGGATATGTGAATGATATGCCAGAAAAGAATCAAAAGTGTGAAGTCGGTATACAGGTCAACAATAATCTATTGCTTTCTAACCAAAAAAGTGACGACGAAAAATTGTTGGAGCGAAACTATTATACACAATCCCATTCatctctacaaaatataactaatatagaAATTTCAATGAGATCATCGCCTACACCGAGACACGGCACCAATAGTTCATATCGTCCCATATCATTTCACAGCACTCGTCCTCAACATTTATGTGGAACAACACTGTGTAACGATAATACTACCaacgaaatcaaagaaaattcttctcattatataaagaaCGTTCATAGGACATACCAAAATAGGTCTTATGAAAGTATACCGGAACAACTGAGAAGCACCAGTCGCAGTAGATTCTTTTCTAGAGTTGGATCACAAAGATCTTCACCTAATTATGGTTCTCATGTATCACGACAGCAGGAATACAGCTATCATGATATACAATCCTCTCAAAATACTTTGCATAGAGCAGAATTCTGGAAAGGTCCAGGTCACAAAAGTCTTGGCTTCAGTATCGTTGGAGGCACAGATTCTCCAAAAGGGCAAATGggtatatttgttaaaacagTCTTTCCAAACGGGCAAGCAGCCGATAAGGGAACTATTTATGaag gtGACGAAATCTTATCAGTTAACAACGTGGCAACTCGAGGATTAAGCCATGCTGGAGCAATATCATTGTTCAAAAAAGTTAAAGAAGGAAAATTAGAATTGACGCTTTCAAGAAGAAG AGCTCCTAGGTCAAGATCTGTAGAACCTCTCGGTAACTTTCGCAACGATAGCAAAAGAGATTGA